The Bacillus solimangrovi genome contains the following window.
CTTGTTGATATTAACGACTTAACAGATGAAGAGTTAGCTAAGTATAAAATAATCGAAATGCAACCGGAAATAGGTGAGATTAGCAAACAAGCTACTCAAGTTACAGAAGGGTCAGCTAGATATGTAGAAATTGAAAATGAGCTTGTTGATATTAATGACTTAACAGATGAAGAGTTAGTTAAGTTTAATATTAAAGTAATTGAAAATCAAATAGAAAAAGATAAAACTAGGATTTCAACATTATAATGTTCATTTTTAAAAGCCGGTTTCTTTTAGAGAAGTCGGCTTTTATATTGTAATTTTGTTTTGAACAGTGAGGAAGTTCGGATGCCTTGCCAATCATACCAATACAACCTTTACACCACGTTCATGTTAGTATAAAAAAGCATAAATATTATATATTAAAGCAGAAATTAAACGTATATAATGTGATGAAGAGCAAGGTCTTGAAGACATAAAAAAAACATTAAAAAATTTCATCCGTTAAGGAAGGGATCATCTATGTCTTAGGTATCTACTTTGAAATGGGTATTGCAGGAATACGGGTGTTATAAATGGTTTTAGATATATGTGTTCTTATAATAGTTGATAATCAGAAATACTGAAGATAATCTAGCCGAGGTAATCATTTGGTTATTAGCATACAATTCTCTTTCTTTAAAATAGGAAAGGAAATTTTTTTGTTTCATTTAGTAGTTTATTGGAATTCAGGCTCATTAATCGGAATATTCTACATATATTTTAGAGAAATAATCTCTATGAAGGAGATGAAAAGAATGGGAGATGAACATACAAAATCCTGTTGTTCTTGTACAGGAGCGGGTATTGCATTAGGCTTCTTTTCATTAGGTCTCTTTATCGTGATTGCAACTGCATTGGTTTTAGCTGGATTATTATGGAGCGTACCAGCTATCGTTGTGTTAGTTATTAGTAGCTTTTTAGTTCTTATAGTATTAATTATGATTTGGAAATTATTGAGTGCGTGTTTGCCTAAGCACGAAGATAAGGATTGCTGATACTTGGTTTAGTTATCTTAAAAGGTAGGTGATGGAAATTTGACAAAGGTGCAGATATCCATCAAAAACAAAAAAATAATCTCCATTTTGTCATTTTTCATTTTCAGCGTTTTTCTTCTAATCAGTATTCTTTTTTTTCATCTGAAGGTTCATATCGTTGGTCAAGGATTTCAATTCATGACAATTAAAGATGCAGTTGATCAGTCGAATTCAGGAGACATCATTATAGTTACGAATTCCTTAAGTCCATATGAAGAAGCGGTGAAGATTGGTCCAGGAAAAACGGCTCTCAAACTAATTGGAATTGGTAAACCAATTATAGAAGGGGCTGGACTAGGGTTTGAAAATGGTATCACAATCACTGAGTCATCAAGAATAGTAATTAGAGGATTTGTTATTCAAAATTATAAGACAGATGAAATTACAAGTGGGAACGGAATCTTTGTAAATGAATCTTCTCAAAATTTCATAACAAATAATCAGTTGCTAAATAATGAATCAAAAGGAGTCTTCTTGAATAATAATTCCTTCAATAATGTTATAAAACATAATATGGCAAGTGGCAATGTTATCGATGGAATTTCGTTAAATAACAACTCAAATATAAATATAATTATACAAAATAATACACCTAATAATGAGGATGGTATTGACAGTGACAATTCTTTCAGTAATTTTATTGTGGGAAATGTAACTGTTGAAAATGGATTTGAGGGAATCGATCTTGATGACTCCTTTGATCATCTCATTTTAGGAAATGTATCTTATAATAATGTAGATGATGGAATGGATATTGATGATTCTAGTAATAATTTTTTAGTAGCAAATAAAGTAATCAATAATGGGAATGACGGGTTTGAAATGGATGATGATACATTAAACAATTGGATATTAGGGAATAACATCTCGAATAATGGATTTAATGAAGAAGGTCATGGAATTTTCTTTGAGGATGATAATGCTTTTAACAAAGTGATAGGCAATAAAATCTCAGAAAATACGAACGATGCGATTCTTGTCGATACAGAGTCTAACAACCACTTTATTGTGGGTAATCTTATCAAAAATAATATTGAAGATGGTATTTTACTCGATGGTGAAGAAAATATTCCATCATTCTCAAATGTGATAATAAACAATACCATTGTTGGGAATACAGGCGATGGAATTGAAGTCAATGAGTTCTCCTTTGTAAATACGATAAAAGGGAATAAAATAAATAACAATGGAGAAAATGGCATTAAGTTAGATCTAAAATCGAATAGCAACAGAGTGATAAAAAATAAAGTGGTTAGAAATTTAGGGAATGGAATTGAAGCAACGGATTCCACACTGAATACCATTAAGCAAAATAGGGTATTAGAAAATAGAATGCACGGTATTTTTCTGGATGCTAGTTCTGTAGGGAATGAAGTGTTATTTAATAGAGTATTTTTTAATATTAGTACGGATATTGTTGATGAAGACAATAACCTCTTTATTGGAAACAAGTGTGGAATATCGAATGGTGTTAATGTAGATTGCGGGGATTAAGCTGATAAGGAACACTCTTGAAATTTGAATAAAATAAAAAGGTGTATGCTAGGTACACTAAACACCATCATTATAACCGAATTTGAAATTTCACAAAGAATAACCACCATTCTTAGATGGTGGTTATTTTTTGTAGTGAAAGTTATCATGTATGCACAGATGAATAAAACTACATAAGTAATAATAATTAGTCTTCATGATAGGCTTCTATGTTTATATAAAATCATTTACCATTCTTGCTGATTTGTTATTCTTTCATTCTAAAGCTCTTCTATTGATACAGGTCCATTATAAAATTTTGTATTATAAAAAAATTTTTGATCTTGATAATCGAAGTAATGTATATCTTCAGTACCATTCACTGTAACCCTGTCTATTTCCTTATTAGCGATCATACCTAAAAATAATTTTATGTCATACTTAGAAGTTTCTCTTCGCATATTCATCTGATATATTTCTTCATCCAAATTATTGAGATTTACAAATTCTTCAGAAGCTACAATTTCCTCATCATAAATTAAATAAGTATAAATATTTCCACCACTATCTGTAACAAGATTAAGTGTTGCATTTTTACCCAAATCGATAGACTTAAGCGTATCTTCTTTTAAAGGCTTAGAATGAGATGCATCGTTTTCCATTTTAGAAAAAGGAGTATTCACTGAAAAAGTCGGTATTTTTATTGAGAAGAATAGTAACATCAACATTACTATAGCTATAATCACAATTATAGGTTTTGATGTTTTTGTTCTCATATTAATAGATCACCTCTTAAGGTTGTAAGTATTGATAAACATGAATGATTAATTTATATTGATTGTTGTAAGCAGCACTTTATATCTTTTATCTTGATACTAATAATACGAGGTGTTCCTTAAGAATCACTTTATATAAAAATGAAGATATTCTTAAGTTTTTTTGTCGTGAGTTGAACTCATCAATCAACATTATTATCTATCTATTTACAAAATAGTAAGATTATTTTAAAAAATAAGTATTTTCAAGTAAAATGGAGATTTTGTAAGAAAAATGCATAATAGTATAATATTTTATTATTTTACTAGTGTTTACAGGTTTAACTTAAATAGATTATATTTAGATAGCAAGTTCAAGAATTAATTCGGAGGTGTTTTTAAATGCGTGAAGTAAAAGTAAATCGTCAAGATGTTATTCCATGTCCTACATTCAAACTTTAATAGTACATAAAAATAAGGAATCATAATGATTCCTTATTTTTGTGTAATTATAGCCAATAGAATAATAATTTTAAGGGGAAATATTATGATAACAGTACAATTTAAACCATATGTCAAAGTATTCTTAAAAGATAATCTAATCTCATTCGAAAATCCCTTATATCAAAAAGGAATAAGATCATTTGAGTTAAACAATACTGGTAAGTTAGTTTGTGAGCTGATAAGTAGTAAGTGTGCATTCGAACAGCTTAAAAACAAACTTCATCAGTTA
Protein-coding sequences here:
- a CDS encoding right-handed parallel beta-helix repeat-containing protein, with translation MTIKDAVDQSNSGDIIIVTNSLSPYEEAVKIGPGKTALKLIGIGKPIIEGAGLGFENGITITESSRIVIRGFVIQNYKTDEITSGNGIFVNESSQNFITNNQLLNNESKGVFLNNNSFNNVIKHNMASGNVIDGISLNNNSNINIIIQNNTPNNEDGIDSDNSFSNFIVGNVTVENGFEGIDLDDSFDHLILGNVSYNNVDDGMDIDDSSNNFLVANKVINNGNDGFEMDDDTLNNWILGNNISNNGFNEEGHGIFFEDDNAFNKVIGNKISENTNDAILVDTESNNHFIVGNLIKNNIEDGILLDGEENIPSFSNVIINNTIVGNTGDGIEVNEFSFVNTIKGNKINNNGENGIKLDLKSNSNRVIKNKVVRNLGNGIEATDSTLNTIKQNRVLENRMHGIFLDASSVGNEVLFNRVFFNISTDIVDEDNNLFIGNKCGISNGVNVDCGD